The window taaatgtaactgagtaaaagtaactagttactacccacctctgattgCATTTGAAGTGAGGAGCCCCCATTTTAACGTGAACTGCAGTTAtgcatgttcagaaaaaaaaagattcaagcATTGAAATGCATTTGAAACTATATTATCTTGTAGATGTAGCAAAACACGTGGTACTGAAGGTAGATGTAATAAAAACTGGATGCCCAGGCTAAAGCAGATGATGTTCCTCCTCGCTGAATCAAACCAAGTGTAGTGTGACAGCGCCCCCTACTGTTGCCAAGCGTTCAGTACAGTGAGGCCTGAGCAACCTTTGGGGAAAGCAAACATTTCACCAAAGCCTGCATTGATCTGAATGACACACTCGGCAAAATCTGTTGAaccttttacatatttttttctgaatactgCCACCAACTGCAGTGGGTGCCATTGTGATTTTACACAAAGAAACGCATGATTgtcccctccctgggctgccaccttaccgtggtggaggggtttgagtgtcccagtgatcctaggagctatgctgtcaggggctttaagcccctagcagggtcacccaaggcagacaggtcctaggtgagggaccagacaaagcgcagcccaaaactccccttatgatgagtacaattgttggacctcgtgttccctcgcccggacgcgggtcaccggggccccactctggagccaggcctggaggtgggacacgttggcgagcgtctggtggccgggcttttgcccatggagcccggccgggctcagcccgaagaggcgacatgggtcccccttccgatgggctcaccacctgtcggaggggccaaaggggtcgggtgcaatgtgtaacaggtagcagtggagggcggggaccttggcgttccgatcctcggctgcagaagctggctcttgggacgtggaatgtcacctctctggtggggaaggagcctgagcttgtgcgcgaggttgagaggttccgactagagatagtcggactcacctcgacgcaccgctctggctccggaaccagtctccttgagaggggctggacattcttccactctggagttgcccatggtgagaggcgccgagctggggttggcatacttgttgccccccatctcggtgcctgcacgttggggttttccccggtgaacgagagggtggcctccctccgcatccgtgtggggggacgggttctgactgttgtttgcgcttatgcgccaaacagcagttcagattacccaccctttttggagtccttggaaggggtactggagagtgcccctcctggggactccctcgttttgctgggggacttcaacgctcacgtgggcaatgacagtgggacctggaggggcgtggttgggaggaatggcccacctgatcagaacccgagtggtgttttgttgttggacttctgtgctcgtcatggattgtccatcacaaacaccatgttcaagcataagggtgtccatatgtgctcttggcaccaggacaccctaggtcgcagttcaatgatcgactttgttgtcgtttcatctgacctgcggccgcatgtcttggacactcgggtgaagagaggggcggagctctccaccgaccactacctggtggtgagttggctccgatggcgggggaggaagccggtccgaccgggcaggcccaaacgtactgtgagggtttgctgggaacgtctggcggagtcccctgtgaggcggagctttaactcccacctccgggagaactttaaacacgtcccgagggaggcgggggacattgagtctgaatggaccatgttccacgcctctattgctgaggcggctagtcggagctgtggccgcaaggttgtaggtgcatgtcgtggcggcaaccctcgaacccgctggtggacaccagcggtgagggaagccgtcaagctgaagaaggagtcctaccgggcttttttggcctgtgggactccggaagcagctgatgtgtaccggcagtcgaagcggcaggcggctcggctggtcgccgaggcaaaaactcgggcgtgggaagagttcggagaggccatggagaaagacttccgtacggcttcgaagcgattctggtccaccatccggcgtctcaggagggggaagcagtgcagtaccaacactgtttacagtgggggtggtgtgctgctgacctcgactcgggacgtcgtgcgtcggtgggcggaatacttcgaagacctccttaatcccaccaacacgtcttccattgaggaagcagagcctgaggactctgggtcgggttctcccatctctggtgctgaggttgccgagattgttaaaaagctcctcggtggcaaggctccgggggtggatgagattcgccctgagtaccttaaggctctggatgttgtggggctgtgttggttaacgcggctctgcaacattgcgtggacatcgggggcagttcccctggattggcagactggggtggtggtccccctatttaaaaagggggaccggagggtgtgttccaactacagaggaatcacactcttaagcctccctggtaaggtctattcaggggttctggaaaggagggtccgtcggatagtcgaatctcggattcaggaagagcagtgtggttttcgtcctggccgtggaacactggaccagctctacaccctcagcgggattcttgagggggcatgggagtttgcccaaccagtctacatgtgctttgtggatctggagaaggcattcgaccgtgtcccccgggggatcctgtggggggtactccgggagtatggagtaccggaccctttaataagggctgtcaggtctctgtacgaccggtgtcagagtctggtccgcattgccggcagtaagtcggactcgtttccggtgagagttggactccgccaaggctgccctttgtcaccgattctgttcataacttttatggacagaatttctaggcgcagccaaggtgttgaggggatccgctttggtggccttaggattgcgtctctgctattcgcggatgacgtggtcctattggcttcatcagggcgtgatctacagctctcactggagcggttcgcagccgagtgcgaagcggccgggatgaagatcagtgcctccaaatccgagaccatggtcttgaaccggaaaagggtagagtgccttctccgggttggggaggatgtcctgcccctagtggaggagttcaagtatcttggggtcttgttcacgaatgaggggaagatggagcgggagatcgacaggcggattggtgcagcgtctgctgtgaagcgggcgctgtaccgatccgttgtggtgaagagagagctgagccaaaaggcgaagctctcgatttaccggtcgatctacgttcctaccctcatctatggtcacgagctttgggtcgtgaccgaaagaacgagatcccggatacaagcggctgaaatgagttttctccgtagtgtgtctgggctctcccttagagatagggtgaggagctcagtcatccggggaggactcagagtagagccgctgctcctccacgtcgagaggagccagttgaggtggctcgggcatctggtcaggatgcctcctggacgcctccctggagaggtgttccgggcacgtcccaccgggaggagacccaggggaagacccaggacacgctggagggactatgtctcccggctggcctgggaacgccttgggattcctcctgaggagctggcccaagtggctggggagagggacgtctgggcctccctactgaagctgttacccccgcgacccgaccccggataagcggaagacaacggacggacggacggacggaacgCATGATTGTgaactggaaggaaaatgatacatttttttaaagacatcttTACTAAGTAGTATTGTGCTACTGggctctttttgtgtctctgctccgtcttctcAAACCCCTCAGTCGGTCGTTGCAGATAAAAACTATTTATAAAAGGGACGATGTACAGCTCAGACattaatgtcatcatttgatgCGCTGCACCAGATTATAGCATAAACCAATTTGCACCAGCAGTCCTTAACAGATTACAAAAATTGACACACAATACAATTATAAAAGAAAACACTACAAGTTCTGTTCTAATCACACTACACAGGCAACCACACATGCTCAGACCTAATCACCGGCACACACTTACACAGCGATAAAATTAATGATTACATATCTGAACAGTTTTAACAATTTCTTTTCCAAGTTAGATTTGAAAACTCTCAGAGAGCCGCAGCTCCTCGCATCATCAGGCAGTGCGGTCCACTGATTATTAACCTTTACAAAAAAAGCTGATTGCCCGGTAAATGTACAGCGATACAGGATGGTACCTGATATCCTTGTAGACCGAATTGTCTCTAagtggtaaatatacacaaaatcAGGGAGTGCAGGGGGCGCCAAACCATTTGCCATTTTATAGACAAGACACGTTACAAAATAATCTCAAATCGCCAAAGCTCAACAAGTTGCATTgctggccgttcacactgagcctggttctgctggaaggagttttcctctccactgtcgctacacgCATGCTTTGCAGGGATTTCTGCAAAGTCCACAACAACACAGGAAAACGTCCACTGTGGCTACGTGATCattcaggaagagtgaatgctgcaagtcaatgagtcaagacaatctgctgggtttcctaggaaactttttgaccaatcattttatgttgggggggaaaaaagtattcTATAAAATGCTTACTCCACCTGAATAtattgctttgaaaaaaaaattcatattttATCAGACTTTAAAATGCCAGAATTTTTGATACtaccatttttttctaattacatCATTTGTAAACACTAAATCAGGATTATCCAGTATTCATTTCTTGGTtggctactttttttttatttatgagcAAAATACTAAGTTGTACTACTCAAGTGCAATTTTTGGTTACTTGCTCCACCTCTGCTAATAAATGGTTTAGCATCCAGTTAAAAACTCAAGtgttcatctatccatccatccattttccgtcacacttatccctgttggggttgcgaggggtgctgttgcctatctccagacaggacaaacaaccattcttgcacacactcacacctaaagagaatttagagaggccaattaacctagtGTTAATCTAGTTAAAAATGTTCCCTATCAAATTAAGGCTCGCTGGAAATGAGAATTTGCCTTTCAGATAGTTATGCTGCATTCCACTTACctcagaaatcagaaataggagctgggaatgggGCAAGTCTGTATAACCTGTGTTCCAGTTAACAGCTGAGAAGTCAGGATGGCAAAATAAAACTACTAAAGGTTAGGTTTCCAATATGGTGATGGTCAGGAAAGCCGTTTTGTTTGTAGTACTCCTCACAAAAGAGGTTTAAAGCTGTATtatccacatgcaaacacttaAATTTGTTCAGTTGAGGGGTTGAAGCCGCTGCAACTAACAGATTTTAGACTCACTCTTACAGTGTCtcctaaaaaacatttttaaatcacagcTTATGGCTGTTGATGGGAGGAGCTGACATTTTGGATCAGACAATCAGGCTTTCTGAAGGGAAAATCCAATTCAAGCGGCCGTTCCAGCTGCTTCTTCCAATCGGAAGCCAGGATATCAAAGACCCGACTGCAACGAGAAAGCACCAATATTTGAATATGATGCATCAGGCCTTAACAATTAATTGTTCCACACCAGTGAGTCTTAAAAGGTATGCCTTTGTTGcaacattaaaatgtaacaattaggATTTTAAAAAACCCTTTATGTAATGTACAATTAAAGCATGAACGCAAAACAGCTTTTAAGTACAATCAtcgtttatttttatataaatacatataaaatacagtataaacaAGTTTCTTTACAGTTTTGTTCACTGGTACAAACAGGTCTGACAAGctgaaaaaaggacaaaaacatttactCGTGTAAACCTTTTGGGATGGGTTTGTGCTTCATTAAAAGGTGGAACTCCTTCCACACAAAGCTCAATCCTGAGTCCTCAGTCACCACGGGAGCACAGTATAACATTCCGGCTCAGACTTAAGATCAGTAGGTATAAAACTAACGTAGCCAAAGGCAGCAACTCCAGATGTCTGAAAACCTCATTAGCACGCCGCTCATAAGCGAGAAAGCACGGCCGTTCTCGGTTTCTCACAGAGacgccttaaaaaaaaaattgccaattGTGCAACTGTGTTCTTGTGCAATGTGCCTCGGTAACGACTTCAGCCGTAGTTTCATGCTCTGGTCTGGGTCCTACGAGAACCACATGGGGCGGTCCATCGGGTTTACACTGGGCATTCACAACAATGCTTCATCAGAGAAGTGGGACAGGAATGAAACCCATGCCACTGGAATCAGACGGGACTTTTCACTGCATGTCTGTAACCGTCGGCAGCTGCTGTGTTTAAGTGACCATATGTGCATTATCAAAAAGTAAACAAAGTGTAGCATGCTGACATCGTCGTCAGGCCCGGTGGACTTAAACCTTAACATCTCCGTGCACAACTTTAAAAACCTTAATTGAAGCTTGAAAGGAAacggatataaaaaaaatatttgttatttcaGGAGTAAAGTTTTAAACTCCAGGTGGACTCGTACAGCTGAGGGTCCTGCAGTCTTGCCTTCAGCACCTCTATGGCCGGTCGGGTCCGTTTGAGACTTGCAGCAAAACGGGTGGCAGAGGGGCAACTATATAAATTCTCTGTAGCAAAACTTCACCTTTCCTATACACAGAAGTCAAATAAAAGCTCTAAGCCTTTTTCGTAATCTAGATGAGGTTTGGCTATAATTCGAAGATTGTCTTTAACAGCAGATACAGAAACGCagccaaaataaatattcaaaaaagacaaaaaacagaaaaaaaacagaaaaaaaactgtttaggtTGAATCTGACAGAACCAGAGGTTTGCTTATGTGAAACCGCCAGAACTGTGCATCAGTGATATTTCTCATGGTCTACGTTTCCATTCATGACTCCGTTGGTGTGGTGCCCCCATGTCTGATTCTGCAGCACTTTAGGCAGCCTCTTGCCCTTGGTGTAGGCGTGGTACCAGAAGTTGAGGAAAAGCAACAGGAAAATCAGGCCGTACAGGCCGATGATGTAGATAAAGATGGGGAACTGGTATGGGCAGTCCTCGATGAAGAAGTACTGGGAGATGTGGGTGGTAACCATGACAAACTggatctgaagaagaaaaaaaaacaaagaaagtcaCGTTGACGTCAGCAGCTTCGCTTAAAAGTACTAAAAAGGAATGAGCAGATGTCAGAGCGGAAAAAAACCCACCAGCTGAATGGTGGTGAGGTACTTCTTCCACCACAGGTACTTCTGGTAGTTGGGGCCCATGGCCGTCAGCCCGTAGTACGTATACATGATGACATGGACGACACAGTTGAGAAGGGCGTGGAACGTTCCCAACCCACCTGAAACAGGGAGTGCATCGGGATTAACGGCTCAGCGTTGCAAACACTGTCGCCACGGCGTCAGGAGGAGAACGGGCGTTTTACCTGGAGAAAAACGAACCCCAAACCACCAGGTGAAGGGCATGATGGAGTGATGGTAGACATGAAGAAACGTCACCTGGCTGTTCTTCTTCCTCAGCACAAAGAAAATCTGAGGAGGGCAGACTTTATATTCAACAACCGCAGAAGAAAAGCACAATCATTTTTCTAGAAAATAGGAACAGAAGTCTCGCTTACCGTATCAAGCATCTCGATGAACTTTGAGAAGTAGTAAAGCCAGCAGGTCGCTGCCATCTAGAGGACAAAGTGAGCATTTTAAGCAATTATTCACATTAGGTTAAGagtttaggggaaaaaaagaagagtggtAACGTATCCCAGGTTAAAATAGCAAGCGTGTAAGCTTACCCTCATAGCCTGCGGCGAGTCCGAGTAGTCAACAAGGTCGCAGCGAAATGAATATCCTGTTCCCCATCCGGACATCACAAACTGatagaaacaaaacagcaagTCAGGAGTGACGGAATATGCACAACTTGTGTTTGGCATCAGTGTGAGAAAACACTTGTACTAAAGAAcatttgcagtaaaaaaaaaaaaaaaaaaaaaagtaaaaaaaaaaaagtattgtatTGAGAAGTTGTGGAGCAGCATTTACAAGAAACGGGACAAACTGAAACGCTGCCAAAATCAGACTTCCCAAGTCTGTCTCAAAGCGAGTCAGACGAGGAAACGCTGGCGTTCGCACGTGTTTTCCACCAGCACTATGCACGCCGATATGACATCTAAGATTCAAGAGCGATTCTGACTGCGGCCACGTGCCACGCCACGTGAGACGAGAAgtgtcaacacacacacacacctcgtAGCACATGTAGACCGAGAGAGCCACCACACTGAAGTTGTAGACGATAAGGACTCCTCTCAGGTCGAAGCCCTTCCGGTTCTCCATCAGCCGAGGCCCCAGCGACGTGACGAAGTAGATGTAAGCCAAGATGATGATCGTTTGGGGGATAGGCGACGACATGAGCAGCCAGTTCCCTGTCCGCGAATCTGCAACAGGTCGGGGAGGGGGGTTAGAAAGGTTCACGTGAAGTGGACAGACTGatgatttgtttttatcttgATGAAACAGAACAGGAAGCGCGGGTTCGCGATAAAGACTCACCTGCATTTTGGATGAACCCGTCGTAAATTTCTGCAACGGAggttttaatattaaaaagctCCATTTTCAGGCAAAGATCCCAGTGGTTCACCTATGGGGGAGGaaggagagacaaaaaaaaaaaaaaggttaccaTGACGGTTTGTTTTCCACAAAGTTCACTGACATTTGGAGAAAGGGTACCGAATTTCCCTCCTCCCCCTTTTCACCAGCAAAGaccattaacatctcagggaaACGAGGATGACATATGTGGCATAGATCCAACCCTAAGTTGTACAGGGAAGTAGTtctacaagaacacacacacacacacacacacacacacacacacacagcttatTTCCATCCACTTACACCAAAGTGCAGTCACTTCAGGAAGTAGTTCAGGCATCTGGTAAGACCTGAACCATGGTTATTGTCTTATTAGTCATATTTAAAGGATTGGGAAATACAACCCCATATGCGATTTTTCCAATCATGGAAAACTAGAAGACAACTAAAAGAATGCCCAGTACCTTTATCGCCTCTTTTAAAGCCACATagcatttgctaaaaaaaacctCACTGCATGAACACCAATTTGTTTAAGCAAGACACTGGGGCaatactttacaaaaaaaaaaaaaaaaaaaaaaaaaaaaaaaaaaaaaaaaaccctcattaGAAACACCAGTGTGTGGGATGTATAATTGCCATTTATATATACAccccaaatatatatatatatatatatatatatatatatatatatatatatatatatatatatatatatatatatatatatatatataaaaagaatagTCTGTCAATATTTGACAGCCACAGTGAGGCAAATGCGTCAACCTTGACCAGCCTGACAGGTTCATACATCATGGCAACAATAACTCACATTAACTGAGCCAGTGGGGAACttctcttaaaataaaaatccattactttttatttactttgctCTGATTGAATGTGCGTCTGCGGCTGGAGAAAACTGTAAATCACTTAAGAACCAAACAGCCCACGCTACACCCTCCTGGACAGGTTTCT of the Fundulus heteroclitus isolate FHET01 chromosome 12, MU-UCD_Fhet_4.1, whole genome shotgun sequence genome contains:
- the elovl7a gene encoding elongation of very long chain fatty acids protein 7a, which produces MELFNIKTSVAEIYDGFIQNADSRTGNWLLMSSPIPQTIIILAYIYFVTSLGPRLMENRKGFDLRGVLIVYNFSVVALSVYMCYEFVMSGWGTGYSFRCDLVDYSDSPQAMRMAATCWLYYFSKFIEMLDTIFFVLRKKNSQVTFLHVYHHSIMPFTWWFGVRFSPGGLGTFHALLNCVVHVIMYTYYGLTAMGPNYQKYLWWKKYLTTIQLIQFVMVTTHISQYFFIEDCPYQFPIFIYIIGLYGLIFLLLFLNFWYHAYTKGKRLPKVLQNQTWGHHTNGVMNGNVDHEKYH